The proteins below are encoded in one region of Bremerella sp. P1:
- a CDS encoding sigma-70 family RNA polymerase sigma factor, with product MHSDEPEATRDFQPAGHNAEEPLVLTDTDFLLVWERFQGRLRRFLERRMPNNLQVHTNASDVMQSAFLSLWRYLEKQEGTISLGDEELWRILVTIAKRKLSDKWRKLHAKKRGEGRVVTATDLEIERQASFDQFVLKEMDHEVSDILDEITGKLEEECQVIASMRLAGMTNAEIASALNCSLRRIERKLHLIRSALGEMS from the coding sequence ATGCATAGCGACGAACCAGAAGCCACGCGTGACTTCCAGCCGGCGGGCCACAATGCCGAAGAACCTTTGGTCCTCACCGATACCGACTTCTTGCTCGTTTGGGAACGTTTTCAAGGTCGTTTGCGTCGGTTTCTAGAAAGACGTATGCCGAATAATCTGCAGGTACACACAAATGCGAGCGACGTCATGCAGAGCGCGTTTCTCAGTCTGTGGCGATATCTTGAGAAGCAAGAAGGGACGATCTCACTTGGTGACGAAGAGCTATGGAGAATTCTTGTTACGATCGCGAAGAGGAAATTATCCGACAAATGGCGAAAGCTACATGCAAAAAAGCGAGGCGAAGGTCGCGTTGTCACGGCAACGGATCTCGAAATTGAACGACAAGCATCTTTCGATCAGTTTGTCCTAAAAGAGATGGATCACGAAGTTTCAGACATACTGGACGAGATCACCGGTAAGTTAGAAGAAGAATGCCAAGTCATCGCATCCATGCGCCTCGCCGGTATGACCAACGCCGAGATTGCCTCTGCTTTAAACTGTAGCCTTCGTCGCATCGAAAGAAAACTTCACCTGATTCGATCTGCTCTTGGAGAGATGTCATAA